One window from the genome of Paraconexibacter algicola encodes:
- a CDS encoding acyl-CoA dehydrogenase, whose amino-acid sequence MASTSYRPAAISLDADALRRYLDGPYREVRELTRRILSQPEHAPVQGLPTDEYRELVLERMRMLAAEGQTGMGFPVEYGGGGDVGASIAAFETLAHGDLSLLVKCGVQFGLWGGALLHLGTKRHHDLYLEQTIRADLPGCFAMTEIGHGSDVQSLGTTATYDPKTDEFVINTPDRAATKHYIGNAAVHGRIAAVFAQLIVGTEKPGVHAFIVPLRDADGTPLPGVTIEDCGEKIGLNGVDNGMLSFDHVRIPREALLNRYADVTPEGVYESDIENPNRRFFTMIGTLIQGRVCVGGAAGNAAKNALTIAVRHGLKRRQFGPPGGESETLLLDYRTHQRRLLPLLAKSYALHFAQEEVAAKLHVAFSGGEFSERDQRELESYAAGLKAITTWHATETIQQSREACGGFGYLAENRFAALKADTDVFTTFEGDNWILYQLVAKGLLTDYKDQFASMDQPALVRFVAGQVVETVVEKSLARQLIGALVDVLPASDDERELRDRGYQGELLRWREEHILASVARRLKSGIDNGFDPFRVFNFCQDHVIHTARAHVERKVFDAFVAGIDRCEDPQLKEALGQLCDLYALSTIEADRGWYLEHGRLTTQRSKRITTEVNLLCMDVREQARELVDAFGIPDEVLAAPIALP is encoded by the coding sequence ATGGCCTCCACCTCCTACCGGCCCGCCGCGATCTCGCTCGACGCGGACGCGCTGCGCCGCTACCTCGACGGTCCGTACCGCGAGGTGCGCGAGCTGACCCGGCGGATCCTCTCGCAGCCCGAGCACGCACCGGTGCAGGGGCTGCCGACCGACGAGTACCGCGAGCTGGTGCTCGAGCGCATGCGGATGCTGGCCGCCGAGGGCCAGACGGGCATGGGCTTCCCCGTCGAGTACGGCGGGGGCGGCGACGTGGGCGCGTCGATCGCGGCGTTCGAGACGCTCGCGCACGGCGACCTGTCGCTGCTCGTGAAGTGCGGCGTGCAGTTCGGCCTGTGGGGCGGCGCGCTGCTGCACCTCGGCACCAAGCGCCACCACGACCTCTACCTCGAGCAGACGATCCGGGCCGACCTGCCCGGCTGCTTCGCGATGACCGAGATCGGGCACGGCTCCGACGTCCAGTCGCTCGGCACGACCGCCACCTACGACCCGAAGACCGACGAGTTCGTCATCAACACGCCCGACCGGGCGGCGACGAAGCACTACATCGGCAACGCCGCCGTGCACGGGCGCATCGCCGCGGTGTTCGCGCAGCTGATCGTCGGGACCGAGAAGCCCGGCGTCCACGCGTTCATCGTGCCGCTGCGCGACGCGGACGGCACGCCGCTGCCCGGCGTCACGATCGAGGACTGCGGCGAGAAGATCGGCCTCAACGGGGTCGACAACGGGATGCTCTCCTTCGACCACGTGCGGATCCCGCGCGAGGCGCTGCTCAACCGCTACGCCGACGTCACCCCCGAGGGCGTCTACGAGAGCGACATCGAGAACCCGAACCGTCGCTTCTTCACGATGATCGGCACCCTGATCCAGGGGCGCGTGTGCGTCGGCGGCGCCGCCGGCAACGCGGCGAAGAACGCGCTGACCATCGCCGTCCGGCACGGGCTCAAGCGCCGCCAGTTCGGCCCGCCCGGCGGCGAGAGCGAGACGCTCCTGCTCGACTACCGCACCCACCAGCGCCGGCTGCTGCCGCTGCTCGCCAAGAGCTACGCGCTGCACTTCGCGCAGGAGGAGGTCGCCGCGAAGCTCCACGTCGCGTTCAGCGGCGGCGAGTTCTCCGAGCGCGACCAGCGCGAGCTCGAGTCCTACGCGGCCGGGCTGAAGGCGATCACCACCTGGCACGCGACCGAGACGATCCAGCAGTCCCGCGAGGCGTGCGGCGGCTTCGGCTACCTCGCCGAGAACCGCTTCGCGGCGCTGAAGGCCGACACCGACGTCTTCACGACGTTCGAGGGCGACAACTGGATCCTCTACCAGCTCGTCGCCAAGGGCCTGCTGACCGACTACAAGGACCAGTTCGCGTCGATGGACCAGCCCGCGCTCGTGCGCTTCGTGGCCGGCCAGGTCGTCGAGACGGTCGTCGAGAAGTCGCTCGCCCGCCAGCTGATCGGCGCGCTGGTCGACGTGCTGCCCGCCTCCGACGACGAGCGCGAGCTGCGCGACCGCGGCTACCAGGGCGAGCTGCTGCGCTGGCGCGAGGAGCACATCCTCGCGAGCGTCGCCCGGCGGCTGAAGTCGGGGATCGACAACGGGTTCGACCCGTTCCGCGTCTTCAACTTCTGCCAGGACCACGTCATTCACACCGCTCGCGCACACGTCGAGCGCAAGGTGTTCGACGCGTTCGTCGCCGGCATCGACCGCTGCGAGGACCCGCAGCTCAAGGAGGCCCTCGGCCAGCTCTGCGACCTGTACGCGCTGAGCACGATCGAGGCCGACCGCGGCTGGTACCTCGAGCACGGCCGGCTCACCACGCAGCGCTCCAAGCGCATCACCACCGAGGTGAACCTGCTCTGCATGGACGTGCGCGAGCAGGCGCGCGAGCTCGTCGACGCGTTCGGCATCCCGGACGAGGTGCTCGCCGCGCCGATCGCGCTCCCGTAG
- a CDS encoding alpha/beta fold hydrolase, protein MPGTVPVPPPIDGVRRSYVDARGVRFHVTEAGDPDGLPILCLHGWPQHHLGYRDLLADPPAGLRIIAPDLPGYGWSGPAPHRWEKEEVAQDLLALLDALGLERVGLVGHDWGGYIGHLLVLGAPQRFTAYLALNIAHPWNTPRTLAPHLWRFLLYQPVMAAFGRPLQQRTGFLHLLFRIAVKNREAFGPADAAVFVDRFRDPVCARTGQATYRTFLLHELPRLGREPEQRRSTVPTVTLFGDRDTAIDASLAAAETARADDYRLKLVPGAGHFIADERPDLVRAEVLALFAPDAP, encoded by the coding sequence ATGCCCGGCACCGTCCCCGTCCCGCCGCCGATCGACGGCGTCCGCCGCTCCTACGTCGACGCGCGCGGCGTGCGCTTCCACGTGACCGAGGCCGGCGACCCGGACGGCCTGCCGATCCTGTGCCTGCACGGCTGGCCGCAGCACCACCTCGGCTACCGCGACCTGCTCGCCGACCCGCCCGCCGGGCTGCGGATCATCGCCCCCGACCTGCCCGGCTACGGCTGGTCGGGCCCGGCCCCGCACCGCTGGGAGAAGGAGGAGGTCGCCCAGGACCTGCTCGCGCTGCTCGACGCGCTGGGCCTCGAGCGGGTCGGCCTCGTCGGCCACGACTGGGGCGGCTACATCGGGCACCTGCTCGTGCTCGGAGCCCCGCAGCGGTTCACGGCGTACCTGGCGCTGAACATCGCGCACCCGTGGAACACGCCGAGGACGCTCGCCCCGCATCTCTGGCGCTTCCTGCTCTACCAGCCCGTGATGGCCGCGTTCGGCCGTCCGCTGCAGCAGCGCACCGGCTTCCTCCACCTGCTGTTCCGGATCGCGGTGAAGAACCGGGAGGCGTTCGGGCCCGCCGACGCCGCCGTGTTCGTCGACCGCTTCCGCGACCCGGTCTGCGCCCGCACCGGGCAGGCGACCTACCGCACCTTCCTGCTGCACGAGCTGCCGCGCCTGGGCCGCGAGCCCGAGCAGCGCCGCTCGACCGTGCCGACCGTCACGCTGTTCGGCGACCGGGACACGGCGATCGACGCGTCGCTCGCCGCCGCCGAGACCGCCCGGGCCGACGACTACCGGCTGAAGCTCGTCCCGGGCGCCGGGCACTTCATCGCCGACGAGCGCCCGGACCTCGTGCGCGCCGAGGTGCTCGCGCTGTTCGCGCCCGACGCTCCGTGA
- a CDS encoding LLM class F420-dependent oxidoreductase, which produces MKLALQTGYWGSGPPHGVEESIAEAERLGFHSIWTAESYGSDVLTPLAWWGSRTERVQLGTAIMQMSARRPAAAAMAAITMDHLSGGRFILGLGVSGPQVVEGWYGEPFAKPLARTREYVSILREIWARRGPVTFEGDHYTLGLPGPSGLGKPLKSTVHPLREDIPIYLAAEGPKNVALAAELCDGWLALFYSPHAEDLYLPNLQEGWAREGARRSREDFEVAATVPVIVHDDVEQAADLLRPMYALYFGGMGAKTKNFHANVPIRMGYEAVVDEVQSLYLEGKKTEAAAAIPTALVEQMALIGPADKIRHDLEAWRDSVVTTLMISGDAATIRRAAEVVLDA; this is translated from the coding sequence CTGAAGCTCGCCCTGCAGACCGGCTACTGGGGCTCCGGCCCGCCGCACGGCGTCGAGGAGTCGATCGCCGAGGCGGAGCGGCTCGGCTTCCACTCGATCTGGACGGCGGAGTCCTACGGCTCCGACGTCCTGACCCCGCTCGCCTGGTGGGGGTCGCGCACCGAGCGCGTGCAGCTCGGCACCGCGATCATGCAGATGAGCGCGCGCCGCCCGGCGGCCGCCGCGATGGCGGCGATCACCATGGACCACCTCAGCGGCGGACGGTTCATCCTCGGGCTCGGCGTGTCCGGGCCGCAGGTCGTGGAGGGCTGGTACGGGGAGCCGTTCGCCAAGCCGCTCGCCCGCACGCGCGAGTACGTGTCGATCCTGCGGGAGATCTGGGCGCGGCGCGGACCGGTCACCTTCGAGGGGGACCACTACACGCTCGGCCTGCCCGGCCCGTCCGGGCTCGGCAAGCCGCTGAAGTCGACCGTGCACCCGCTGCGCGAGGACATCCCGATCTACCTCGCCGCGGAGGGCCCGAAGAACGTCGCGCTCGCCGCCGAGCTGTGCGACGGCTGGCTCGCGCTGTTCTACTCGCCGCACGCCGAGGACCTGTACCTCCCCAACCTCCAGGAGGGATGGGCCCGGGAGGGCGCCCGTCGCTCGCGCGAGGACTTCGAGGTCGCCGCCACCGTGCCGGTCATCGTGCACGACGACGTCGAGCAGGCCGCCGACCTGCTGCGCCCGATGTACGCCCTGTACTTCGGTGGCATGGGCGCGAAGACGAAGAACTTCCACGCCAACGTGCCGATCCGGATGGGCTACGAGGCGGTCGTCGACGAGGTCCAGTCCCTGTACCTGGAGGGGAAGAAGACCGAGGCGGCGGCCGCGATCCCGACCGCGCTCGTCGAGCAGATGGCGCTGATCGGGCCCGCCGACAAGATCCGCCACGACCTCGAGGCGTGGCGCGACTCGGTCGTCACGACGCTGATGATCAGCGGCGACGCCGCGACGATCCGCCGGGCCGCGGAGGTCGTGCTCGACGCGTAG
- a CDS encoding ferric reductase-like transmembrane domain-containing protein — protein sequence MASTDPQLLWITSRAAGTAAIVCASASVSLGLTMGGRLASGPGRTQTFKTVHETLAIATLVAIVVHAAALLYDPWLKPGLSGILVPFTMDYRPLFTGLGILGGFAFAAFSLAPYAKKLLGERWKVLHRFTLVAWLLSTVHVIGSGSDVTEPWFAALLVICIAPVLLLLLARVHQARPDLFAPPTNPQQEAR from the coding sequence ATGGCCTCCACCGACCCCCAGCTCCTCTGGATCACCAGCCGTGCCGCCGGCACCGCCGCGATCGTCTGCGCCAGCGCCTCCGTCAGCCTCGGGCTGACGATGGGCGGCCGGCTCGCGAGCGGCCCGGGCCGCACCCAGACGTTCAAGACCGTCCACGAGACGCTCGCGATCGCCACCCTCGTCGCGATCGTCGTGCACGCGGCCGCGCTGCTCTACGACCCGTGGCTGAAGCCCGGCCTCAGCGGCATCCTCGTCCCGTTCACGATGGACTACCGGCCGCTGTTCACCGGCCTCGGGATCCTCGGCGGCTTCGCGTTCGCCGCGTTCAGCCTCGCCCCGTACGCCAAGAAGCTGCTCGGCGAGCGCTGGAAGGTCCTGCACCGGTTCACGCTCGTCGCGTGGCTGCTCAGCACCGTCCACGTGATCGGCTCCGGCAGCGACGTCACGGAGCCGTGGTTCGCCGCGCTGCTCGTGATCTGCATCGCGCCGGTGCTGCTGCTCCTTCTCGCCCGCGTCCACCAGGCGCGCCCCGATCTCTTCGCACCACCCACCAATCCCCAGCAGGAGGCTCGATGA
- a CDS encoding FlgD immunoglobulin-like domain containing protein, with amino-acid sequence MSPSVRPAAVPAALVALLTLPAAAVAGELQAVSSLSSTCDPSTTGTVLSGPGVDTPLVAALAAGSSAVTIDGVRVGAGEVLWAPLPARAGTERPFAVSCPETAGDTRYEIRLHPIPALPTSYVGAVGSDAVSTLPFTLTRPATVVADVVTEDGAVTVDGAPVDSATPVAVRLGTRSGTGTVTIARRDGFPIWEARLRALPATVSNLRFPSPFTNATPRAIGSVDLDEPSRLEVTVLPPTGELVVARPLAPTDLPAGTVPVAWDGRNLRGIATPDGSYRVRVRSEDATGRRTEVLAPVTLDRTGPAVTAGRVSVTLPQSVQLFAEDLQSGVAEVRVAVPASAGGSARTITAVQTAPSPTTPGTPQPRLRITVPAPDGGWRAGRHPLTVTAVDRVGSTSTRTLTVDAVEVQGGVCGRALAATAALVSSRVRDALASTREGRGRDAARVYRIAAVRCVDLDRDGTREMAVLLRSRRAGAVTPLVVFRVSPQGTYAPRVISTRHALRGIAARGRTVRGTTTRGRVVTVRAAGRDLVLRVR; translated from the coding sequence TTGTCGCCGTCCGTCCGTCCCGCCGCGGTCCCCGCCGCGCTCGTCGCCCTGCTGACTCTGCCCGCCGCCGCGGTCGCCGGGGAGCTGCAGGCGGTCTCGTCCCTGAGCAGCACCTGCGACCCGTCGACCACCGGGACCGTGCTCTCCGGTCCCGGGGTGGACACGCCGCTGGTCGCCGCGCTCGCTGCCGGCTCGTCCGCGGTCACGATCGACGGCGTCCGCGTCGGCGCCGGCGAGGTGCTGTGGGCCCCGCTGCCCGCGCGGGCCGGGACGGAGCGCCCGTTCGCGGTCAGCTGCCCGGAGACCGCCGGCGACACCCGCTACGAGATCCGCCTGCACCCGATCCCGGCCCTGCCGACCAGCTACGTCGGAGCGGTCGGGTCCGACGCGGTCAGCACCCTGCCGTTCACCCTCACCCGCCCGGCCACGGTCGTCGCCGACGTCGTCACCGAGGACGGGGCGGTCACCGTCGACGGCGCCCCGGTCGACTCCGCCACCCCGGTCGCCGTGCGCCTCGGCACCCGCTCGGGCACGGGGACCGTCACGATCGCGCGCCGCGACGGCTTCCCGATCTGGGAGGCGCGCCTGCGCGCGCTGCCGGCCACCGTGTCGAACCTGCGCTTCCCGTCGCCCTTCACCAACGCGACGCCGCGGGCGATCGGGAGCGTCGACCTCGACGAGCCCTCGCGCCTGGAGGTGACGGTGCTGCCGCCGACGGGCGAGCTCGTGGTCGCGCGGCCGCTCGCGCCGACCGACCTGCCCGCGGGCACCGTGCCCGTGGCCTGGGACGGCCGCAACCTTCGCGGCATCGCCACGCCCGACGGGTCGTACCGCGTGCGGGTCCGCAGCGAGGACGCGACCGGGCGCCGGACCGAGGTCCTCGCTCCGGTGACGCTCGACCGCACCGGCCCCGCGGTGACTGCGGGCCGCGTGTCGGTGACGCTGCCGCAGTCCGTGCAGCTCTTCGCCGAGGACCTGCAGTCCGGGGTCGCCGAGGTCCGCGTCGCCGTGCCCGCGTCCGCGGGCGGCAGCGCCCGCACGATCACCGCGGTGCAGACCGCCCCGTCGCCGACCACGCCCGGCACGCCGCAGCCGCGCCTGCGGATCACCGTCCCCGCCCCCGACGGCGGCTGGCGGGCGGGCCGCCACCCGCTGACCGTCACCGCGGTCGACCGGGTGGGCAGCACCAGCACGCGGACGCTGACGGTCGACGCGGTCGAGGTGCAGGGCGGCGTCTGCGGCCGGGCACTGGCCGCAACCGCGGCGCTCGTGAGCAGCCGCGTGCGCGATGCGCTCGCGTCGACCCGCGAGGGGCGCGGGCGCGACGCGGCCCGGGTCTACCGGATCGCGGCGGTGCGCTGCGTCGACCTCGATCGTGACGGCACCCGGGAGATGGCGGTCCTGCTGCGCAGCCGCCGCGCCGGGGCGGTGACGCCTCTGGTCGTCTTCCGCGTCTCGCCGCAGGGCACCTACGCGCCGCGCGTGATCAGCACCCGGCACGCGCTGCGCGGCATCGCGGCGCGCGGCCGGACGGTGCGGGGCACGACGACGCGCGGCCGGGTCGTGACGGTCCGCGCCGCGGGGCGGGACCTCGTGCTGCGGGTGCGCTGA
- a CDS encoding NAD(P)H-dependent oxidoreductase produces the protein MPERALVVYANPEPTSFGAALRDRAVAELQAQGMEVAVSDLYAMGFDPVARGEEFSNRRFDHRLWYDREQQHAVRTDTLCDDVAAEVEKLRAADLVVLVFPLWWFSVPAILKGWFDRVLVKDVAYGGGRRYAEGGFAGKRAMLVTTTNAWPGMLAPDGLVGDVEIVLWPLQNGVLGYTGFGVLPALVANAVAFVQDEDRHAILDDLAARLADWRTAETIPFHHAGEVGEDWRLRDDVEIRVIGHRRA, from the coding sequence ATGCCCGAGCGCGCCCTCGTCGTCTACGCCAACCCCGAGCCGACGTCGTTCGGCGCGGCGCTGCGCGACCGGGCGGTCGCCGAGCTACAGGCCCAGGGCATGGAGGTCGCGGTCTCGGACCTCTACGCGATGGGCTTCGACCCGGTGGCCCGCGGCGAGGAGTTCTCCAACCGCCGCTTCGACCACCGGCTCTGGTACGACCGCGAGCAGCAGCACGCCGTGCGCACCGACACGCTCTGCGACGACGTCGCCGCCGAGGTCGAGAAGCTCCGCGCCGCCGACCTCGTCGTCCTCGTCTTCCCGCTGTGGTGGTTCTCGGTCCCGGCGATCCTCAAGGGCTGGTTCGACCGCGTGCTCGTCAAGGACGTCGCCTACGGCGGCGGTCGCCGCTACGCCGAGGGCGGCTTCGCCGGCAAGCGCGCGATGCTCGTCACGACGACGAACGCGTGGCCGGGGATGCTCGCGCCCGACGGCCTGGTGGGCGACGTCGAGATCGTGCTGTGGCCGCTGCAGAACGGCGTGCTCGGCTACACCGGGTTCGGCGTGCTGCCCGCGCTCGTGGCCAACGCGGTCGCGTTCGTGCAGGACGAGGACCGCCACGCGATCCTCGACGACCTCGCCGCGCGGCTGGCGGACTGGCGGACCGCCGAGACGATCCCGTTCCACCACGCCGGCGAGGTCGGGGAGGACTGGCGGCTGCGCGACGACGTCGAGATCCGCGTCATCGGCCACCGCCGCGCCTGA
- a CDS encoding DUF4333 domain-containing protein — protein MRRPLALLATVALVPLGLAGCGEATVDADKIESEIRTGFESQVPGAKVASIDCDEDIPGTKGSRGACRMTRDGDVRLLVSVTVTSEEDDGRIRWQVTSANIPGSSLEQRAAEALERQVGSAPDLVSCPDRVDLKAGATVRCDVTVDAQTYGATVTFTDADGAFDIKVDDRPRT, from the coding sequence ATGCGCCGCCCGCTCGCCCTGCTCGCCACCGTCGCGCTCGTGCCGCTCGGCCTCGCCGGCTGCGGCGAGGCGACCGTCGACGCGGACAAGATCGAGTCGGAGATCCGCACGGGCTTCGAGTCCCAGGTCCCCGGGGCGAAGGTCGCGTCGATCGACTGCGACGAGGACATCCCCGGCACGAAGGGCTCCCGGGGCGCGTGCCGCATGACCCGTGACGGCGACGTGCGCCTGCTCGTGTCCGTGACGGTCACCAGCGAGGAGGACGACGGCCGCATCCGCTGGCAGGTCACGTCGGCGAACATCCCCGGCAGCTCGCTGGAGCAGCGGGCCGCCGAGGCGCTCGAGCGGCAGGTCGGCAGCGCACCCGACCTCGTCTCCTGCCCCGACCGCGTCGACCTGAAGGCCGGCGCGACCGTGCGCTGCGACGTGACGGTCGACGCCCAGACCTACGGCGCGACGGTGACCTTCACCGACGCCGACGGAGCGTTCGACATCAAGGTGGACGACCGCCCGCGGACCTGA
- a CDS encoding FAD:protein FMN transferase: protein MSTATAIEHELRIPCFGGTVGVRATGAGEQEADAAVALERARALLLEIHDRLTRFEDDSELSHLNADPRERVPASPLLRRFAAAVREAGERSDGLVDATCLPAVEAAGYREHLDPTAAHDPRAATAPTWTADGAWRRVGVDGEHVVRPVGVRLDSGGIGKGLAADLAGELLAGLPAWAVDCGGDLRIGGSARVPRSIAISDPFHPGETVHELQVARGAVATSGTTRRAWTTTGTRADAHHLVDPRTGRPADTGVVQVTALAPTALEAEVRAKTALLLGPARARRALPHGGVVVTSGGDVQVVPRPVRVRLPRPH from the coding sequence GTGAGCACCGCGACCGCCATCGAGCACGAGCTGCGCATCCCCTGCTTCGGCGGCACCGTCGGCGTCCGCGCCACCGGGGCCGGCGAGCAGGAGGCCGACGCGGCCGTCGCCCTGGAGCGAGCCCGCGCGCTGCTGCTGGAGATCCACGACCGGCTCACCCGGTTCGAGGACGACAGCGAGCTGTCGCACCTGAACGCCGACCCGCGCGAGCGGGTGCCCGCCTCGCCGCTGCTGCGCCGCTTCGCCGCCGCGGTCCGCGAGGCCGGTGAGCGCTCCGACGGGCTCGTCGACGCGACCTGCCTGCCCGCGGTCGAGGCCGCCGGGTACCGCGAGCACCTCGACCCCACGGCCGCGCACGACCCCCGCGCCGCGACCGCACCCACCTGGACCGCCGACGGCGCCTGGCGCCGCGTCGGCGTCGACGGCGAGCACGTCGTCCGGCCGGTCGGGGTGCGCCTCGACAGCGGCGGGATCGGCAAGGGCCTCGCCGCCGACCTCGCGGGCGAGCTGCTCGCCGGCCTGCCCGCCTGGGCGGTCGACTGCGGCGGCGACCTGCGGATCGGCGGCAGCGCCCGCGTGCCGCGGTCGATCGCGATCAGCGACCCGTTCCACCCCGGTGAGACCGTGCACGAGCTGCAGGTCGCGCGCGGCGCGGTCGCCACCAGCGGCACCACCCGCCGCGCCTGGACGACCACCGGGACGCGCGCGGACGCCCACCACCTCGTCGACCCGCGGACCGGCCGCCCGGCCGACACGGGCGTCGTGCAGGTCACGGCGCTCGCCCCGACGGCGCTCGAGGCGGAGGTCCGTGCGAAGACCGCGCTGCTGCTCGGCCCCGCCCGCGCGCGTCGCGCGCTGCCGCACGGCGGCGTCGTCGTCACCTCCGGCGGCGACGTGCAGGTCGTCCCGCGTCCCGTCCGTGTCCGTCTCCCCCGACCCCACTGA
- a CDS encoding phosphotriesterase family protein codes for MPRSHVETTAGPVAASDLGRTLVHEHLLTVSEVVRTEWPHLADRPAEEEAALTQVRNAQEHGVRTWVDPAVMNLGRDAGLAKRVGEQTGMNMVLATGAYVYETLPRYFRFRDGSALADAFVHDHEHGIQGTGVKPAFLKCAVDEHGITEDVEKVLRAVADAHRRTGLPVMSHCRLGGTALGPEGPIPPSDEERARALEQTLRQIEILVDEGGVPANAVQVAHVGDCDALDPIERVLETGVWIGMDRFGLDIFNPSARRNEVVAELASRGYADRMMLGQDSCATIDWYPQEVLQMLAPRWHATLIFEEEIPAMQQLGVTDEQLATMLEANPAAWLSA; via the coding sequence ATGCCCCGATCCCACGTCGAGACCACCGCCGGACCGGTCGCCGCGAGCGACCTCGGCCGCACGCTCGTGCACGAGCACCTGCTGACCGTCAGCGAGGTGGTCCGCACCGAGTGGCCGCATCTCGCGGACCGTCCCGCCGAGGAGGAGGCGGCGCTCACGCAGGTCCGCAACGCGCAGGAGCACGGGGTGCGGACCTGGGTCGACCCGGCGGTGATGAACCTCGGCCGCGACGCGGGCCTGGCCAAGCGCGTCGGCGAGCAGACCGGCATGAACATGGTGCTCGCGACGGGCGCCTACGTGTACGAGACGCTGCCGCGCTACTTCCGCTTCCGCGACGGCAGCGCGCTCGCCGACGCGTTCGTGCACGACCACGAGCACGGCATCCAGGGCACGGGCGTGAAGCCCGCGTTCCTGAAGTGCGCGGTCGACGAGCACGGCATCACCGAGGACGTCGAGAAGGTCCTGCGCGCGGTCGCCGACGCCCACCGGCGGACGGGCCTGCCGGTGATGAGCCACTGCCGCCTGGGCGGCACCGCGCTCGGCCCGGAGGGGCCGATCCCGCCGTCGGACGAGGAGCGCGCCCGCGCGCTGGAGCAGACGCTCCGCCAGATCGAGATCCTCGTCGACGAGGGCGGCGTTCCGGCGAACGCGGTGCAGGTCGCGCACGTCGGCGACTGCGACGCGCTCGACCCGATCGAGCGGGTGCTCGAGACCGGCGTGTGGATCGGCATGGACCGTTTCGGCCTGGACATCTTCAACCCGTCCGCGCGCCGCAACGAGGTCGTCGCGGAGCTCGCCTCGCGCGGGTACGCCGACCGGATGATGCTCGGGCAGGACAGCTGCGCGACGATCGACTGGTACCCCCAGGAGGTCCTGCAGATGCTCGCGCCGCGGTGGCACGCGACACTGATCTTCGAGGAGGAGATCCCGGCGATGCAGCAGCTCGGGGTGACCGACGAGCAGCTCGCGACGATGCTGGAGGCGAACCCGGCGGCGTGGCTGTCGGCGTGA
- a CDS encoding alpha/beta hydrolase, translated as MDSRTARDRLEYRAARALAALSPRAQVRLSGKPAVSLDGQALEPEIQLTLAMLERQNLPGMETLPPVQARAQIRRQALAIAGKPVPVGAVRDLEVDGAQGPLRARHYAPAESTTGPHPLLVFFHGGGFVVGDLDTHDQVCRLLCRHGGVHVLSVDYRLAPECPFPGPVEDAVAATRWALAHAQDLGADPARVAVGGDSAGGNLSAVACHVLTRAGEQAPVFQLLLYPATDGAGEYRSRELFSDGFFLTEAQMDWFKDQYVADADPLDPRLSVLRADDLTGLPPALVVTAGFDPLRDEGEAYARALRDAGVRVALRRFPGLIHGFANAATVSRVSRDALIEVAGATRALLAMVSAPVAEPEVTAG; from the coding sequence ATGGACTCCCGCACCGCCCGTGACCGCCTCGAGTACCGCGCCGCCCGGGCGCTCGCCGCGCTGTCGCCGCGCGCGCAGGTCCGGCTGTCCGGCAAGCCCGCCGTGTCGCTCGACGGGCAGGCGCTCGAGCCGGAGATCCAGCTGACCCTCGCGATGCTCGAGCGGCAGAACCTGCCCGGGATGGAGACGCTCCCGCCCGTGCAGGCGCGCGCGCAGATCCGCCGGCAGGCCCTGGCGATCGCCGGCAAGCCGGTGCCGGTCGGCGCCGTCCGCGACCTCGAGGTCGACGGTGCGCAGGGCCCGCTGCGCGCGCGGCACTACGCGCCCGCGGAGAGCACGACCGGCCCGCATCCGCTGCTCGTGTTCTTCCACGGCGGCGGCTTCGTCGTCGGCGACCTCGACACGCACGACCAGGTCTGCCGGCTGCTGTGCCGCCACGGTGGCGTGCACGTCCTCAGCGTCGACTACCGGCTGGCGCCCGAGTGCCCGTTCCCCGGCCCGGTGGAGGACGCGGTCGCCGCGACGCGCTGGGCGCTCGCGCACGCGCAGGACCTCGGCGCCGACCCGGCCCGCGTCGCGGTCGGCGGCGACAGCGCGGGCGGCAACCTCTCGGCGGTCGCCTGCCACGTCCTGACGCGTGCCGGTGAGCAGGCGCCGGTCTTCCAGCTGCTGCTCTACCCGGCGACCGACGGGGCGGGCGAGTACCGCTCGCGCGAGCTGTTCAGCGACGGGTTCTTCCTCACCGAGGCGCAGATGGACTGGTTCAAGGACCAGTACGTCGCCGACGCGGACCCGCTCGACCCGCGCCTGTCCGTCCTGCGCGCCGACGACCTGACGGGCCTGCCGCCCGCGCTCGTCGTGACCGCCGGGTTCGACCCGCTGCGCGACGAGGGCGAGGCGTACGCGCGGGCGCTGCGCGACGCGGGCGTGCGCGTCGCGCTGCGCCGCTTCCCCGGCCTGATCCACGGGTTCGCGAACGCGGCGACCGTCAGCCGCGTGTCGCGTGACGCGCTGATCGAGGTCGCGGGCGCCACGCGCGCGCTGCTGGCGATGGTCTCCGCACCGGTCGCGGAGCCGGAGGTCACGGCAGGCTGA